Proteins from one Desulfocurvus vexinensis DSM 17965 genomic window:
- a CDS encoding glycosyltransferase family 9 protein: MNAADRAQGDPGKAPILILQMQRMGDLVLSFPLMLWLTRRFPGHPVWTMAERLFSEHLLPVSPQVTYFPWEAASLAHLRAHRYHLVINLSHDPRAAELAGAVDAEEVYGPVRTPGGAAYVRGDWQLYRTSLVRANRHNRFHWADLNALDVIPLAEIAATGYSPPRTITAVARRKIGLFLGASQPEKRPEPAFWAALARELLARGLRPVLLGGPGEAAMGRAVAGEVPERVLNLCGTTSLSELVMIGQTLGLMVTPDTGPMHLAAWTGLPVLNLSMGNVNCWETGPYQPRHHVLRARMSCRGCWECSRPGVPCRERFLPRQVAFLAHQAVEGRLERYAGRPLADLELLRSARSEQGLYALQPLAPEGVPAARELLGRFWHQFFGWNHGLWGPQTARAAYAALAEGYPPLHEGMRRFLARLGRDLGRGLARSRRTLPPDFWLRTPPAMQPARSLCQLLLENGDFARPAWARALGLAEALLLVTDPRGPGA, encoded by the coding sequence ATGAACGCCGCCGACAGAGCCCAGGGCGACCCCGGCAAGGCGCCCATCCTCATCCTCCAGATGCAGCGCATGGGCGACCTGGTGCTGTCCTTTCCGCTCATGCTCTGGCTCACGCGCCGCTTCCCCGGCCACCCGGTGTGGACCATGGCCGAGCGGCTGTTCTCCGAACATCTGCTGCCCGTGAGCCCCCAGGTGACCTACTTCCCCTGGGAGGCCGCCAGCCTGGCCCACCTGCGGGCCCACCGCTATCATCTGGTCATCAACCTGAGCCACGATCCGCGCGCGGCGGAGCTGGCCGGGGCCGTGGACGCCGAGGAGGTCTACGGCCCGGTGCGCACCCCGGGCGGGGCGGCCTATGTGCGCGGCGACTGGCAACTCTACCGCACCTCCCTGGTGCGCGCCAACCGCCACAACCGCTTCCATTGGGCTGACCTCAACGCCCTGGACGTGATTCCCCTGGCGGAGATCGCCGCCACGGGTTATTCGCCGCCGCGCACCATCACCGCCGTGGCCCGGCGCAAGATCGGCCTGTTCCTGGGTGCCAGCCAGCCCGAGAAGCGCCCCGAGCCCGCCTTCTGGGCCGCCCTGGCCCGCGAGCTGCTGGCCCGGGGGCTGCGGCCCGTGCTGCTGGGCGGCCCGGGCGAGGCGGCCATGGGCCGGGCCGTGGCCGGGGAGGTTCCGGAGCGGGTGCTCAACCTGTGCGGGACCACCAGCCTCTCCGAGCTGGTGATGATCGGCCAGACCCTGGGGCTCATGGTCACCCCCGACACCGGGCCCATGCATCTGGCGGCCTGGACGGGCCTGCCGGTGCTCAACCTGTCCATGGGCAACGTCAACTGCTGGGAGACCGGGCCCTACCAGCCCCGGCACCACGTGCTGCGCGCGCGCATGAGCTGCCGGGGCTGCTGGGAGTGCTCGCGCCCGGGCGTGCCCTGCCGCGAGCGCTTCCTGCCCCGGCAGGTGGCCTTTCTGGCCCACCAGGCCGTGGAGGGGCGCCTGGAGCGCTATGCGGGGCGGCCCCTGGCCGACCTGGAGCTGCTGCGCTCGGCCCGTTCGGAGCAGGGGCTCTATGCCTTGCAGCCCTTGGCTCCCGAGGGCGTCCCTGCGGCCCGCGAGCTGCTGGGCCGTTTCTGGCACCAGTTCTTCGGGTGGAACCACGGGCTGTGGGGCCCGCAGACGGCCCGGGCGGCCTACGCGGCCCTGGCCGAAGGCTACCCGCCCCTGCACGAGGGCATGCGGCGCTTCCTGGCGCGGCTGGGGCGCGACCTGGGCCGGGGTCTGGCCCGCTCGCGGCGGACCCTGCCGCCCGACTTCTGGCTGCGCACGCCCCCGGCCATGCAGCCCGCGCGCAGCCTGTGCCAGCTGCTGCTGGAAAACGGCGACTTCGCCCGCCCGGCCTGGGCCCGGGCCCTGGGCCTGGCCGAAGCCCTGCTGCTCGTGACCGACCCCCGCGGGCCCGGGGCGTAG
- a CDS encoding flagellar hook-length control protein FliK has product MQFFPFLNTDAVSSGLDANALGRGASSRLDSLGEDARAQFASLLDDELAAVQDDVPGREEAVRSMWAKARSGVQALASERLLHNDFATRARTAAAAQGASSRNASGVDLGALISGRGAVSGVGELSGLRMTREDLLALQDGLKAYGLSKADVQALDERISSQGGLSWGQFLATLSQKMTELGREFAPLALSGAESRDMLTLFQKIGFTAARSRELLSTLEGGGTATVWEAIRSQLAQLPEGATVGLERSELATLGKVMKLSESGQARLTALLGEASGAELTPGQLSTVMTVLRAEVAADRQVDADVNQALRALVAKGLTDAAERAGLARQAGNRPGNDERNQRVLAQEGRRQRSEEAQGRAADQTGEQGAAERILEADPNAARARRAAQAPAAQAAQGEAAREPREATEGREGRGASGREGQDGRYLADGALRRGASAQGEGAAGGKSDGKSDGKSGDGADAAWRQMWDKVRAEDGARAAQARVDEASVAAARLADVAGLTQATGRDALAGLDRELAARAMRQVESGLLRTLGQNQKQLVLRLDPPELGKLSMVLTVRDGEVSAMFRAETREAQTMLSEQMSQLRTQLEQQGIRVGRMEVQTQLSGDQNPGQWLSAGDHNQAREREEAARRQGLLRQMRGQDQDVAQEMHNEPHTARIARQGLDIIA; this is encoded by the coding sequence ATGCAGTTTTTTCCCTTCCTGAACACCGACGCCGTATCCTCGGGCCTGGACGCCAATGCCCTGGGGCGTGGCGCGTCATCGCGTCTGGACAGCCTGGGAGAGGACGCCCGCGCCCAGTTCGCCAGCCTGCTGGATGACGAACTGGCCGCCGTGCAGGACGACGTGCCGGGCCGGGAAGAAGCCGTGCGCAGCATGTGGGCCAAGGCCCGTTCCGGCGTCCAGGCCCTGGCCTCGGAGCGGCTGCTGCACAACGATTTCGCCACCCGCGCCCGGACCGCTGCCGCTGCGCAGGGCGCGAGCTCCCGCAACGCCTCGGGCGTGGACCTGGGCGCCCTGATCTCCGGGCGCGGCGCCGTGTCGGGCGTGGGCGAACTGAGCGGCCTGCGCATGACGCGCGAAGACCTGCTGGCCCTGCAGGACGGCCTGAAGGCCTACGGCCTGTCCAAGGCCGACGTGCAGGCCCTGGACGAGCGCATTTCCAGCCAGGGCGGGCTGTCCTGGGGCCAGTTCCTGGCCACGCTGTCGCAGAAGATGACCGAGCTGGGCCGCGAGTTCGCGCCCCTGGCCCTGTCGGGCGCCGAGTCGCGCGACATGCTGACCCTGTTCCAGAAGATCGGCTTCACCGCCGCCCGGTCGCGCGAGCTGCTCTCCACCCTGGAGGGCGGAGGCACGGCCACGGTCTGGGAGGCCATCCGCTCCCAGCTCGCCCAGCTGCCCGAGGGCGCCACCGTGGGCCTGGAACGCTCCGAGCTGGCGACCCTGGGCAAGGTCATGAAGCTTTCCGAGTCCGGCCAGGCCCGGCTCACGGCCCTGCTGGGCGAGGCCTCCGGCGCCGAGCTGACCCCCGGCCAGCTCTCCACGGTGATGACCGTGCTGCGCGCCGAGGTCGCCGCCGACCGGCAGGTGGACGCCGACGTCAACCAGGCCCTGCGCGCCCTCGTGGCCAAGGGGCTGACCGACGCCGCCGAGCGCGCCGGGCTGGCCCGCCAGGCGGGCAACCGCCCCGGCAACGACGAGCGCAACCAGCGCGTCCTGGCCCAGGAAGGCCGCCGCCAGCGCAGCGAGGAGGCCCAGGGCCGGGCTGCGGACCAGACCGGCGAGCAGGGCGCTGCCGAACGCATCCTTGAGGCCGATCCCAACGCGGCCCGGGCCCGGCGCGCGGCCCAGGCGCCTGCGGCCCAGGCCGCCCAGGGCGAGGCCGCCCGCGAGCCGCGCGAAGCCACCGAGGGCCGCGAGGGCCGGGGCGCCTCGGGCCGCGAAGGGCAGGATGGCAGGTATCTGGCCGACGGTGCGCTGCGCCGGGGCGCCTCCGCCCAGGGCGAAGGCGCTGCGGGCGGCAAGTCCGACGGCAAGTCCGACGGCAAGTCCGGCGACGGGGCCGACGCGGCCTGGCGCCAGATGTGGGACAAGGTGCGCGCCGAGGACGGCGCCCGGGCCGCCCAGGCCCGCGTGGACGAGGCCTCCGTGGCCGCCGCGCGCCTTGCCGACGTGGCGGGCCTGACCCAGGCCACCGGGCGCGACGCCCTGGCCGGGCTGGACCGCGAGCTGGCCGCCCGGGCCATGCGCCAGGTGGAGTCGGGCCTGCTGCGCACCCTGGGGCAGAACCAGAAGCAGCTCGTGCTGCGCCTGGACCCGCCCGAGCTGGGCAAGCTGAGCATGGTGCTCACGGTACGTGACGGCGAGGTCAGCGCCATGTTCCGCGCCGAGACGCGCGAGGCGCAGACCATGCTCTCCGAGCAGATGAGCCAGCTGCGCACGCAGCTCGAGCAGCAGGGCATCCGCGTGGGGCGCATGGAAGTGCAGACCCAGCTTTCCGGCGACCAGAACCCCGGGCAGTGGCTTTCCGCAGGCGACCACAACCAGGCCCGCGAGCGCGAAGAGGCCGCCCGGCGCCAGGGCCTGCTGCGCCAGATGCGCGGGCAGGACCAGGACGTGGCCCAGGAAATGCACAATGAGCCGCACACGGCAAGAATTGCCCGCCAGGGGCTGGATATCATCGCCTAG